ATTTCTGAATGTTGGCGTAGACTGATCGTCCCCAGCGAACAACCTATATTATCAGAAGCCACACCAAGTTTAATTTTCGAATATTTAACACCAAATAAACATTGATGAAGATTGACTTTTGAGATGGCAAAGCTTATGCGTTTTGTAAAACTTGAGACAACAAAGTAGTCTATGATGAGGAAAAGGTGACTTTGAACAAACCTTAACAACAGATGCAAAGTTGTCATCCAAGATGATGATATCCGAACTCTCTTTAGCCACTTCTGTTCCAGCTATTCCCATAGCAAGACCAATATCTGCCTGCAAATCAGCTCAAAAAGTTTGAGAAAAATGAGAATGAGACATTCAACAGCTGTGCATTTGGACATAAACAGTTCAAAATTTCTATACCTCATGCAAGGCAGGAGCATCATTTGTCCCATCTCCAGTGACTGCAACAACATGACCACGTCTCCTCAAAGATTGCACCAGCAGAAGCTTGTCATTGGGCGATGAACGGCCCATAACCTTCAAACATGAAGCAACCAAGTCAGTCAGCTTCTCTATAAGCTGTTACTAACTATAATATCATATTACAATAACTGAATGCATCTGATGTTCATGGAGGATATCTAAATTGAGTGAAGCACCTCTACATAGAATGAGACTACTGCATTCAAATTAAGTCTTAAGAATTGAAAAGTGGTGTTGTGAACGTTACCGATATCCTCTCGCTAATCTTGTCCCTTCCTGCATCGGTTAAGGCGCGGAATGATTTTCCTTCAATGAGATTAGGCTCCAAGGCATCAGCATCTGAAGTTAATATTCCACACTCCAAAGCAATAGCCCTAGCAGTTTGGACGTTGTCACCAGTAACCATACGGACCTGAACATCAACAAACATCATGCAGTGTTATTAGTAGGCTAAGAACGAGAATTTGTGCAATGAgccttttttaataaaatcgaACAAAAGAAGCACCTTGACACCAGCATTCTGACACAACTGAACTGAATCTCTGACTCCTGGTCTACATGGATCCTGTGCACATTTTCAAATAATTCGATAagaaacactacaaagagtaTTGCAGGCCATAATATGTCGGTTGTTGTTCTGAAACTAAACCAAAATGATATGTAGATTTGACTAATCTCAagataaagtaaaaataaacataaataaatcaaattagTCCTCACCTTTATGCCTACTATAGCTAGTAAAATAAGGCCATCCTCTGGGAGGACCCAGTTTGAGAGTTCTTCGCCTGTTGGGACCTTCTCAGGCTCATAGGTTCTAAAGGCCAGGGCCACACATCGTAAGGTTCTTCCAGCCATCTCTTCGATACCATTTTTAAAATACTGTTCCTGAAAACATCAAAGTAATTGCATTGGGAAAGTGTCATGAAAACATAAGGTTGAGTTGCAGGACCATAAGATAAATTAGACTTTTTCACAAACCTTCTCTTCAGTCATTGGTGCGACATTACCATCCTCATCAATGTAGCTTCTGCAACATGCAAGGACAATTTCAGAAGCTCCCTTCCAGTGAATACGAACTTCACCATCAGCCTGTAATATAGGAAACAGAAAATATCAAGAAAGGAatcaaaaatgattttatttcgCACAAACTCAAATATATGTCccctcccaaaaaaaaaaactctcatagTAATCTATATTATAGCCAGACACGTTACCGTTTTTACAGCAACACCACCACGTTTCTTCTCTGAGCTGAACGGAAAAGCATGAAGAATAGAAGATTGCGACCTGGCTGTCTCAAAATTCATTCCCAGCTGAAAGAGAGAGAACAATCTCTTCAGCTCATAAGTAAAAAACTGTGCTCGAACTagaaaacaaaagcaaaaaacTAAACCTTGACTCCCCAGCCAAGAATGGCTTTTTCTGTTGGTGAACCAGAGAACTCTAAATCACCGCCACCCTGTCAGCAGATAAAACCGCATGAGTCCTGCTTCTCTAGGAAGAATCAAAGGTAAGGAATTTACCAAAACTGCTTACCTCTGGGACGTAAATACTACCAGTTGTGTTTTGAGCTATTCCTTCAACGCATAACGAGGTGATAGTTGCTGGCAATTGTTGACTATCTGTTTTCTTGCCCCCGGCATAAGACTCAACCACTgtcatctatttttttatagaaaaaaatgaacattTAGTAACATTAAGGAGACAAAACAATTCATTCGAGTCTATTACTCTAACATAGAGCACGAACTCAAAAGATTTGTACACACAAAGCACACCTGATTCAAAGTTAGTGTTCCAGTTTTATCGCTGCAAATAGTGGTTGCAGAGCCCATTGTTTCGCAAGCAGATAGCCTCCGCACCTGCATATCAACTTTTTGTCAATGCTATATTATAGAACTGCATAAAGAATCATATATTTTTCACTCCCATCACataaaaagatagagagaaggCAAAATAATCATACCAAAGCTTTATCTGCCATCATTTTCCTCATTGAATAGGCAAGGCTGAAACGGAACAGTATAATAGAAACGCAAATATAATCAGCAACGAGAACTGAACCCTCTAACTAGGAAATTAGCACAAATAAAAGGGGAACAAGACTTTCTGATGCagccaatataaaattaattacataCGTTAAAGTAACAGCCAATGGAAGACCCTCAGGCACTGCCACAACGACAATTGTAACCTGCAGCAAAAGCAGATGATTAATatctacaaaaaattataattccgTCACCCTATTAGGTTAAAATGGATAACTAGGAACATACCGCTACGGTAACAACTTTGATCACATCATCAACTACATGACCAATTTTTGTCTTCCCTTTAACAAATTGGGGACCTCCACCTACGTCTTCAGTGTGACCGGTGAAATATCTGTGAAAAAAGAGCAACATACAGAGTTGTTCTCATTCAGATATGAAGAAAAGGTGAGATTCAAAGTAAAATAATCAGCAAAAACAGCATCCTTACCGAACCAGAAGAATCACTAGGACACAAGCCGCCACAAATAATCCAATGGAACCGATAAAAGTAGCTACTCCATTTAAGCGCACCTGGTTCAAGCAAGTCAAATATTAGCTCGATctataaaaacttaaaagatcTAATTAACATCGATCTAAGAAATCTACCTGCAAGGGAGTTTCTTCATCATTGTCTTCAGAAATACTGGCCATCAGTAACCCCCATTCAGTGTTGACTCCAACACCAGTAACCTTGCATATAGAAAAGAACATACGTATCAGTTCGTGTCACCTATTTTCCTATTAGAAATATCCTGCTATGGAACAAGAAAAACTAGAGAGAAATCCTACCAGCATAACACCATTTCCATCTGCCACTTTACAGCCAGACATTAGGAATGGATCCTTGTTAGCGTCTTTGTTGACCTAACAAGAATAGGAAAGTCGATTGTTAAGAGTTATACCAAAACGAAACTAGAAAATAAACAATTTCACTATGACAGGAAATAAAGACCCACAATTTTGCTCTCTCCAGTCATGCTAGACTCGTCGAGGGCAAGAGAGTGGCCAGCTATTAGCACCCCATCTGCAGGAACCTGAAGATAATTTAAACATTCAGTTAGACATATGGTAATATGAACGAAAAGGAGAACGGAGAATGAATAAATGAATCACTCACCTGATTTCCGATGTTGAGGGGAATGACATCACCAACAACGAGGTCATAGATTGAAACTTCCACTCGTCTTCCACCTCTTATCACCTGTGCAGCAATCAACAGAAAACGTAATGTTactaagaagaaaacaagaaaaaaagtaTATGAAAATTTTACATAAGTGTAAATTCAAACCTCGAGATGTATGTTTCTCTTTTCATCATTCAAGTTCTGAAACTGGAGCGACTGTTTGTAGTCACTGACAGCTGCACAGGAAGAGAAGAAATGCGTCAGAAAAATCACTACAAAAGTTATTCCTCAAGAGTTCACTGAAACAGGTTAAGAATTACCTGTCACAACAATCACAAGAATCACTGCAAATGCAATGCTTCCTCCATCATACCATCCTTCTTTGATACCCTGTCAAGATTGTCATCAACAATAAACAAGATCATGTAAGCCAACGGTGAAATTACACTTTTGAAAGTGGGAAGAGCGGACTTGCTTAATAAATTTCATCAACAAACCTcagtttttatcccaagtgcTAGAGAAGCAACTGCAGCAACCATCAAGATGATCAAAGTGAGATCATGGCAAGCATCCCAAAGAAACCTCTGCGATGAAAAAACAAGAAACCAACCGGCTTTATGAGAAACTGAGAAGGGATAACCCAAAATTCAAGCGGCACAGAACAAACAAAACGCATATATTTTCATACCAGAAACCCTTTCCCTTTCTTGCGAGGATAGGTGTTTGAGCCATAAATGTTCTTGCGGTTAAGCAAGTCTTCATCATCTCCGCTGATACCTTTCTCAGTATTAGTCTTGAGCAAGTCTGCCAATCCCTGAGCCTGTGCAATCCCCCCAGCAACAAGAAATTAGTGcaaaccaagaaaataaaaaggcaACAAAGAGACCAGAGAACGTACCCCTCCATATTGCT
This genomic stretch from Brassica napus cultivar Da-Ae chromosome C9, Da-Ae, whole genome shotgun sequence harbors:
- the LOC111209539 gene encoding calcium-transporting ATPase 8, plasma membrane-type isoform X3 → MLPSSDSSSGDDFSQKAALVLNASRRFRYTLDLKKEQEAQEMRKKIRTHAHALLAANRFIDMGRDQVGEKPIASATPAGDFGIGPEQLVLMSKDHNIGSLQQYGGAQGLADLLKTNTEKGISGDDEDLLNRKNIYGSNTYPRKKGKGFLRFLWDACHDLTLIILMVAAVASLALGIKTEGIKEGWYDGGSIAFAVILVIVVTAVSDYKQSLQFQNLNDEKRNIHLEVIRGGRRVEVSIYDLVVGDVIPLNIGNQVPADGVLIAGHSLALDESSMTGESKIVNKDANKDPFLMSGCKVADGNGVMLVTGVGVNTEWGLLMASISEDNDEETPLQVRLNGVATFIGSIGLFVAACVLVILLVRYFTGHTEDVGGGPQFVKGKTKIGHVVDDVIKVVTVAVTIVVVAVPEGLPLAVTLTLAYSMRKMMADKALVRRLSACETMGSATTICSDKTGTLTLNQMTVVESYAGGKKTDSQQLPATITSLCVEGIAQNTTGSIYVPEGGGDLEFSGSPTEKAILGWGVKLGMNFETARSQSSILHAFPFSSEKKRGGVAVKTADGEVRIHWKGASEIVLACCRSYIDEDGNVAPMTEEKEQYFKNGIEEMAGRTLRCVALAFRTYEPEKVPTGEELSNWVLPEDGLILLAIVGIKDPCRPGVRDSVQLCQNAGVKVRMVTGDNVQTARAIALECGILTSDADALEPNLIEGKSFRALTDAGRDKISERISVMGRSSPNDKLLLVQSLRRRGHVVAVTGDGTNDAPALHEADIGLAMGIAGTEVAKESSDIIILDDNFASVVKVVRWGRSVYANIQKFIQFQLTVNVAALIINVVAAISSGDVPLTAVQLLWVNLIMDTLGALALATEPPTDHLMGRPPVGRKEPLITNIMWRNLLIQAIYQVSVLLVLNFRGISILGLQHEVPAHATRVKNTIIFNAFVLCQAFNEFNARKPDEKNIFKGVIKNRLFMGILVITLVLQVIIVEFLGKFASTTKLNWKQWLICVAIGVISWPLALVGKFIPVPKTPLSSKLSVLKFWGKRKSSGEGSL
- the LOC111209539 gene encoding calcium-transporting ATPase 8, plasma membrane-type isoform X2, with the protein product MSSPFKPSPGRRHGGDLESGRIENADSDSDTFSIPAKNASVERLQQWRKAALVLNASRRFRYTLDLKKEQEAQEMRKKIRTHAHALLAANRFIDMGRDQGEKPIASATPAGDFGIGPEQLVLMSKDHNIGSLQQYGGAQGLADLLKTNTEKGISGDDEDLLNRKNIYGSNTYPRKKGKGFLRFLWDACHDLTLIILMVAAVASLALGIKTEGIKEGWYDGGSIAFAVILVIVVTAVSDYKQSLQFQNLNDEKRNIHLEVIRGGRRVEVSIYDLVVGDVIPLNIGNQVPADGVLIAGHSLALDESSMTGESKIVNKDANKDPFLMSGCKVADGNGVMLVTGVGVNTEWGLLMASISEDNDEETPLQVRLNGVATFIGSIGLFVAACVLVILLVRYFTGHTEDVGGGPQFVKGKTKIGHVVDDVIKVVTVAVTIVVVAVPEGLPLAVTLTLAYSMRKMMADKALVRRLSACETMGSATTICSDKTGTLTLNQMTVVESYAGGKKTDSQQLPATITSLCVEGIAQNTTGSIYVPEGGGDLEFSGSPTEKAILGWGVKLGMNFETARSQSSILHAFPFSSEKKRGGVAVKTADGEVRIHWKGASEIVLACCRSYIDEDGNVAPMTEEKEQYFKNGIEEMAGRTLRCVALAFRTYEPEKVPTGEELSNWVLPEDGLILLAIVGIKDPCRPGVRDSVQLCQNAGVKVRMVTGDNVQTARAIALECGILTSDADALEPNLIEGKSFRALTDAGRDKISERISVMGRSSPNDKLLLVQSLRRRGHVVAVTGDGTNDAPALHEADIGLAMGIAGTEVAKESSDIIILDDNFASVVKVVRWGRSVYANIQKFIQFQLTVNVAALIINVVAAISSGDVPLTAVQLLWVNLIMDTLGALALATEPPTDHLMGRPPVGRKEPLITNIMWRNLLIQAIYQVSVLLVLNFRGISILGLQHEVPAHATRVKNTIIFNAFVLCQAFNEFNARKPDEKNIFKGVIKNRLFMGILVITLVLQVIIVEFLGKFASTTKLNWKQWLICVAIGVISWPLALVGKFIPVPKTPLSSKLSVLKFWGKRKSSGEGSL
- the LOC111209539 gene encoding calcium-transporting ATPase 8, plasma membrane-type isoform X1; translation: MSSPFKPSPGRRHGGDLESGRIENADSDSDTFSIPAKNASVERLQQWRKAALVLNASRRFRYTLDLKKEQEAQEMRKKIRTHAHALLAANRFIDMGRDQVGEKPIASATPAGDFGIGPEQLVLMSKDHNIGSLQQYGGAQGLADLLKTNTEKGISGDDEDLLNRKNIYGSNTYPRKKGKGFLRFLWDACHDLTLIILMVAAVASLALGIKTEGIKEGWYDGGSIAFAVILVIVVTAVSDYKQSLQFQNLNDEKRNIHLEVIRGGRRVEVSIYDLVVGDVIPLNIGNQVPADGVLIAGHSLALDESSMTGESKIVNKDANKDPFLMSGCKVADGNGVMLVTGVGVNTEWGLLMASISEDNDEETPLQVRLNGVATFIGSIGLFVAACVLVILLVRYFTGHTEDVGGGPQFVKGKTKIGHVVDDVIKVVTVAVTIVVVAVPEGLPLAVTLTLAYSMRKMMADKALVRRLSACETMGSATTICSDKTGTLTLNQMTVVESYAGGKKTDSQQLPATITSLCVEGIAQNTTGSIYVPEGGGDLEFSGSPTEKAILGWGVKLGMNFETARSQSSILHAFPFSSEKKRGGVAVKTADGEVRIHWKGASEIVLACCRSYIDEDGNVAPMTEEKEQYFKNGIEEMAGRTLRCVALAFRTYEPEKVPTGEELSNWVLPEDGLILLAIVGIKDPCRPGVRDSVQLCQNAGVKVRMVTGDNVQTARAIALECGILTSDADALEPNLIEGKSFRALTDAGRDKISERISVMGRSSPNDKLLLVQSLRRRGHVVAVTGDGTNDAPALHEADIGLAMGIAGTEVAKESSDIIILDDNFASVVKVVRWGRSVYANIQKFIQFQLTVNVAALIINVVAAISSGDVPLTAVQLLWVNLIMDTLGALALATEPPTDHLMGRPPVGRKEPLITNIMWRNLLIQAIYQVSVLLVLNFRGISILGLQHEVPAHATRVKNTIIFNAFVLCQAFNEFNARKPDEKNIFKGVIKNRLFMGILVITLVLQVIIVEFLGKFASTTKLNWKQWLICVAIGVISWPLALVGKFIPVPKTPLSSKLSVLKFWGKRKSSGEGSL